A stretch of the Sphingobacterium thalpophilum genome encodes the following:
- a CDS encoding glycerophosphodiester phosphodiesterase family protein has product MIKTFYCHIFFILVAISSSHAQSVNLLKQFEQKSIHIAAHRGSHHNYPENSIPAIEDAIRLGTSIVELDVRATMDGVLVLMHDKTLDRTTTGQGDVAQHTYAEIQQLSLRERPNGNASTMAVPTLQEALRLCKGKIIVDIDFKEERKNLIDKAYALIAEEGMEDQVLFFLYDYKDMPRGYKINPKITLFPRARSMKDLEAILKTKMTSIVHIDDSFTDVERLNVLRSEGIYFWMNSLGDEDELARVEGVKVYRSFLNKYPFVRIVQTDCPELWPALAE; this is encoded by the coding sequence ATGATAAAAACCTTCTATTGCCACATCTTTTTTATACTCGTGGCCATATCCTCTTCACATGCCCAGTCAGTGAACCTGCTCAAACAGTTTGAGCAAAAAAGTATACATATTGCTGCACATCGGGGTAGCCATCATAATTATCCGGAAAATTCTATTCCCGCCATTGAGGATGCCATTCGGCTCGGGACTTCTATCGTTGAACTCGATGTCAGAGCAACCATGGATGGCGTATTGGTTCTGATGCACGACAAGACACTGGACCGCACGACAACTGGCCAGGGGGACGTAGCTCAGCATACATATGCTGAAATACAGCAGCTGTCTCTACGTGAAAGACCGAATGGAAATGCATCGACAATGGCCGTTCCGACTTTACAGGAAGCGTTACGTTTGTGTAAAGGAAAAATCATTGTGGACATTGATTTCAAAGAAGAGAGGAAGAATCTGATCGATAAGGCTTACGCACTTATTGCCGAAGAAGGCATGGAAGATCAGGTTCTATTTTTCCTTTATGATTACAAGGACATGCCCCGTGGCTATAAAATTAATCCAAAGATCACGCTTTTCCCGCGGGCCCGGAGTATGAAGGATCTCGAGGCCATTCTAAAAACGAAAATGACATCGATTGTTCATATCGACGACTCATTTACCGATGTCGAACGATTGAATGTGCTTCGCAGCGAAGGTATTTATTTTTGGATGAACAGCTTGGGGGACGAAGACGAACTGGCGCGCGTTGAGGGTGTAAAAGTCTATCGCTCTTTTTTGAACAAATACCCTTTTGTACGGATCGTTCAGACCGATTGCCCCGAGCTATGGCCGGCGTTAGCGGAATAG
- a CDS encoding purple acid phosphatase family protein, whose product MRIRDFILAAAISCVFYNGKAQSTAGLKQPDRITLTWSDDPSRTQSVSWRTAAKTDNIIGQIAEEQSSPDIDAKAVSVTGRQLRLDRGDGEDFYHQVTFRDLKPGTTYIYRVGDGSNWSAWNQFRTAAQSGDFSFIYLGDAQNDLRSRWSRTIRRAFQQEANARFIVHAGDLINRSNNDDEWAEWHEGAGFIHQMIPAVPTPGNHEYRRDSLERLVLDPHWNVQFNLPKNGPQGLQDAVYYLDYQDLRMVSLNSQLIMLDSAAAQKQERWLEMVLSASPKKWTIVVMHHPVYSTAKNRDNTILRERFKPIFEKYGVDLVLQGHDHTYARGSLGRKRPVYLLSVAGPKMYASDSERWMDVRASDTQLYQVIKIKANKLYVASYKLNGQLFDSFELSEK is encoded by the coding sequence ATGAGAATAAGAGATTTTATTTTAGCCGCCGCCATAAGTTGCGTCTTTTACAATGGAAAAGCCCAATCAACTGCTGGACTAAAGCAGCCCGACCGTATAACGTTGACCTGGTCCGACGATCCTTCCCGTACGCAATCGGTCTCCTGGCGTACAGCTGCCAAAACGGATAATATTATTGGGCAGATTGCCGAAGAGCAAAGTAGTCCGGATATCGACGCGAAAGCCGTGTCGGTAACGGGCAGGCAGCTCCGTCTCGATAGAGGTGACGGGGAGGATTTCTATCATCAGGTAACTTTTCGTGATCTAAAGCCCGGGACGACTTATATCTATCGTGTAGGGGATGGAAGCAACTGGAGTGCATGGAATCAATTCAGGACAGCTGCACAATCTGGTGACTTTTCGTTTATCTATCTCGGCGACGCGCAGAATGATTTGAGGTCGCGCTGGTCCCGCACTATCCGTCGTGCATTTCAGCAGGAGGCAAATGCCCGTTTTATCGTTCATGCCGGCGACCTGATCAACCGTTCCAATAACGATGATGAATGGGCAGAATGGCATGAGGGCGCCGGATTTATCCACCAAATGATACCTGCAGTACCCACCCCCGGCAATCATGAATATCGCCGGGACTCGCTGGAGCGTCTCGTTCTGGACCCCCACTGGAACGTACAGTTTAATCTGCCGAAAAATGGACCGCAGGGATTGCAGGATGCTGTTTATTACCTGGATTACCAGGACCTGCGTATGGTTTCTCTCAATTCACAATTGATTATGCTGGACTCAGCTGCTGCGCAAAAACAAGAACGATGGTTGGAAATGGTACTGTCGGCCTCTCCAAAAAAATGGACTATTGTGGTGATGCACCATCCGGTGTATTCTACGGCAAAAAATAGAGACAATACCATTTTAAGAGAACGTTTCAAACCGATTTTCGAAAAATATGGTGTCGACCTGGTGTTACAGGGACACGATCATACTTATGCGCGTGGCAGTCTTGGTAGAAAGCGGCCGGTATACCTGCTGTCTGTTGCAGGACCGAAAATGTATGCGTCCGATTCGGAAAGATGGATGGATGTCAGGGCATCGGATACACAGTTGTATCAAGTGATAAAAATCAAGGCGAATAAGCTCTATGTGGCAAGCTATAAGCTCAATGGACAATTGTTTGATTCCTTTGAACTATCGGAAAAATAG
- a CDS encoding SusD/RagB family nutrient-binding outer membrane lipoprotein, translating to MKKQLRTLMTAFLATTTVLYICACKDLTELNINPNGISEEDANPNLLLPTILTGAAKKYNELSFSDLGGVIQHTQLDAWFNAHNDYEWTGGILSWDAYYGFLRDNELMRKRAETLGSDFHVGVALTMRAYLFGLIADLWGDAPYTDALKAELGDPKYNFPKYDSQEVIYKGIIDELKQANELLSRPDASYEVLANADVYFAGKASKWRRFANSLALRYYMRISEKAGDFARQGIENMLRNPDKFPIISSSADDVLMNFVGNNAADSWPSNTVYDASGSNFRRMKMCATLVDRLQVLRDPRLGVWAKKVEIPIEIRNSEPSGTDKIVNGVRIVSPDVVKGVLVDTDSDYVGLPPSVSKNPSAFNLNPTPGQTSINPHVSYLHDIYRAAKGDLLKARLLSAAEVHFILAEAAWKGWELPETAKTYYERGIQESLSSWGKAADFAAYIQQKGVSFENTQAQIIEQKWIASWSAGAQAWFDYRRTGYPVLKAGPAAIRTQLPLRIPYMQTEMSVNQKNAEEALSRIEKTAYSQADNENSAWSKPWLLQGTGKPW from the coding sequence ATGAAAAAACAGTTGAGAACTTTAATGACAGCGTTCCTTGCAACGACGACTGTCTTATATATTTGTGCCTGCAAGGATTTGACAGAGCTTAATATTAATCCTAATGGCATTAGTGAAGAAGATGCAAATCCCAATCTATTGCTCCCCACCATATTGACTGGGGCGGCAAAAAAGTACAATGAACTGAGCTTCTCGGACCTTGGTGGCGTCATACAGCACACACAGCTTGACGCTTGGTTTAACGCGCATAATGATTATGAATGGACAGGTGGAATTTTAAGCTGGGACGCTTATTATGGATTTCTGCGGGACAATGAGCTCATGCGCAAAAGAGCGGAAACATTGGGATCGGACTTCCATGTCGGGGTAGCGTTGACCATGCGCGCCTATCTGTTTGGACTGATTGCCGATCTATGGGGCGATGCCCCCTATACCGACGCACTGAAGGCGGAGCTTGGGGATCCGAAATACAATTTTCCGAAATACGATAGCCAGGAAGTTATCTATAAGGGAATAATTGACGAGTTAAAACAGGCAAATGAGCTGTTGTCGCGACCGGATGCCTCTTATGAAGTATTGGCAAATGCAGATGTGTATTTCGCCGGAAAGGCCTCAAAGTGGCGCCGCTTTGCCAATTCCTTAGCACTGAGATATTATATGCGCATCTCTGAAAAAGCTGGTGATTTTGCCCGGCAGGGAATCGAAAACATGCTGCGAAACCCAGATAAATTTCCCATCATTAGCAGTTCGGCAGATGATGTACTGATGAATTTTGTAGGTAACAATGCAGCGGACTCCTGGCCTTCCAATACGGTATATGACGCGAGTGGAAGCAATTTCAGAAGGATGAAGATGTGTGCGACGCTGGTAGACCGGTTGCAGGTACTGAGAGATCCGCGACTGGGAGTATGGGCAAAGAAAGTCGAGATACCGATCGAAATCCGTAACTCAGAACCAAGTGGAACAGATAAAATAGTCAATGGGGTTCGTATTGTGTCACCGGATGTCGTCAAGGGCGTGCTTGTCGATACCGATAGCGATTATGTCGGACTGCCACCAAGTGTGTCGAAAAATCCCTCGGCATTCAACTTGAATCCCACACCCGGACAGACTTCTATCAATCCGCATGTTTCTTATCTCCATGATATCTACCGTGCAGCAAAAGGCGATCTGCTCAAAGCCCGGCTGCTTTCTGCAGCGGAAGTTCATTTTATATTGGCGGAAGCCGCATGGAAAGGCTGGGAGTTGCCTGAGACTGCCAAAACCTATTATGAGCGGGGCATTCAGGAATCCCTGTCTAGCTGGGGTAAAGCTGCTGATTTTGCAGCATATATTCAGCAAAAAGGAGTGTCCTTCGAGAATACCCAAGCACAGATTATTGAACAAAAATGGATTGCAAGCTGGTCTGCGGGCGCACAGGCATGGTTCGACTATCGAAGAACAGGGTATCCTGTGCTAAAAGCCGGCCCCGCCGCAATCCGCACCCAGCTGCCACTGCGTATCCCTTATATGCAGACAGAAATGAGTGTTAACCAGAAGAATGCAGAGGAGGCATTAAGCCGTATCGAAAAAACGGCCTATTCGCAGGCGGATAATGAAAATAGTGCCTGGTCTAAACCTTGGCTGTTACAAGGCACAGGGAAGCCTTGGTAA
- a CDS encoding SusC/RagA family TonB-linked outer membrane protein: MYKISKLNRMASKLVLCSVFSFGGTVVVAGSTGYMQLINKDNINIRLHAGHAAQALHQLSQQTGRAIGYDRNTIALESISVAEKVFRNASFDEVLNYILKGTDIRPKEVSGGIVLVRYAEKQQSYGLKLQISDPQQRPIAGASVRELTTGQSRLSNEKGEVTIKLPAGEYNLVVTHIGYEKKELYNLRLDANHLVVQQVTLKSKDKALDEVVVTALGIKRQDRSLGYAVGKIKGDDLNRVNNDNFLVGMAGKVPGVSISATGPTGSTVNMVIRGASSLSTDNQPLFVVDGVPLMNSLNNIGEIGDDNKVDYGNAIANINPEDIENISILKGPSAAALYGSRAGNGVVLITTKTGRSVEKMTIGLTSNTVFDIPYKFIGLHNKFASGTMPWRPGDQPGDLLIEESSSAMVGPALDKGYKAVQWNSPLDENGKPIPTELKSYPDNIKNFVRTGLTSTNGLSLSNRSEKLDYRFSYSNMANKGIIPNSDLFRNTLNINSTMRLRKDLSLGLSLDASRNNSNNRPAGNRGTNPMQAAYEVAPHINILDLKDYWLPGQEQIQQRSQSVGNHNNPYFLAYGVNNAFTRDRVFGNLRLDWTIRKDWTAMLRYATDIYWENRETKIPYSYTNEPRGAYGIVNLMNMEQNIDFLTAYTKKWADFQASGSLGGNLRYNRGTSVQNISKSGAGLITPGLYTLANISPLNLDFNSAISERAINSIYGLINLNYRDMIYLDLTGRNDWSSTLPVNNRSYFYPSASLSVLASRMLSLPKTVALLKIRGGVARVGNDTYPYNLSNVLSNPGSWGDVLRLTRSGALLVPDLKPEIATSYEIGADLALWDNRLKFEGTYYKLDNKNQIISTTLPGSSGFNSKNINAGLLSSRGIELAVSGRPIARQHWSWDVGVNWHRNRTRIDELSEGVEFYTFWTDGRGGARTYVGEEIGDLYDSKLVTVEDPSSPYYGYPILNKNGSWQAVRINNSRNKIGNFNPDFTMGLQSSLRYKRWTMNIAADMRFGGKFMSQTYRYFESNLTTQRFLDQLINPNGMTGETLRNYLVDHDLVRVKDNRYPIVGGPGEEYGGYPVNVGGVTGNFGVFNPGVIAQYDDKGNITGYTENLGGEGTKYIAYSDNYPWDFMNAATFDASFIKLRELSFSYDVSGKWLKRFGIEKGSVGVYTRNLILWTKAKVGIDPEMAFQPETGVGFKQGIERYNVTPWAMPVGFKINVTF; encoded by the coding sequence ATGTATAAAATCTCAAAGCTTAACCGTATGGCTTCGAAGCTTGTACTCTGTTCTGTTTTTTCATTCGGCGGAACAGTAGTCGTGGCCGGATCCACGGGGTATATGCAGCTCATCAATAAGGATAATATCAATATTCGCCTTCACGCAGGTCATGCAGCACAGGCTCTACACCAGCTGTCTCAGCAAACCGGTCGGGCAATAGGCTACGACAGGAATACGATTGCGCTGGAAAGCATATCAGTTGCCGAAAAGGTCTTTAGAAACGCGAGTTTTGATGAGGTGTTGAATTACATCCTGAAAGGCACTGATATTCGTCCTAAAGAAGTTTCTGGGGGTATTGTGTTAGTTAGATATGCCGAAAAGCAACAATCTTATGGCCTGAAGCTACAGATCTCGGATCCACAGCAGCGTCCTATTGCGGGGGCTTCTGTACGCGAACTCACAACAGGGCAAAGCCGCTTATCGAACGAAAAGGGAGAAGTGACCATCAAATTGCCAGCTGGCGAATATAATCTCGTGGTTACACATATTGGCTATGAAAAAAAAGAACTGTACAATTTAAGGCTGGATGCCAATCACCTTGTTGTGCAGCAGGTCACACTAAAAAGTAAGGATAAAGCGCTTGACGAAGTGGTTGTGACAGCACTTGGCATCAAGCGTCAGGACCGTTCTTTAGGTTATGCCGTTGGCAAGATCAAAGGTGACGATCTCAATCGGGTGAACAACGATAACTTTCTGGTCGGGATGGCGGGCAAAGTTCCGGGAGTGTCCATTAGTGCTACGGGCCCCACAGGGTCAACAGTAAATATGGTCATTCGGGGAGCTTCGTCCTTAAGTACCGATAACCAGCCGCTGTTTGTGGTGGATGGCGTACCATTAATGAATAGTTTAAATAATATTGGTGAGATCGGTGATGACAATAAGGTGGACTATGGGAACGCCATAGCCAATATCAATCCAGAGGATATAGAAAATATATCCATTTTAAAGGGACCCAGTGCTGCTGCCCTGTATGGTTCTAGGGCAGGCAATGGTGTCGTTTTGATCACCACAAAGACCGGTAGAAGTGTTGAGAAGATGACGATTGGGCTGACCAGTAACACCGTGTTTGACATCCCTTACAAATTTATCGGCCTGCACAACAAGTTTGCCAGTGGAACCATGCCCTGGAGACCGGGAGACCAGCCGGGAGACCTACTAATCGAAGAATCATCGAGTGCCATGGTGGGACCGGCACTCGACAAGGGATACAAGGCGGTGCAATGGAATAGCCCCCTTGATGAAAATGGAAAGCCCATTCCGACAGAATTAAAATCGTATCCCGATAATATCAAAAATTTTGTACGGACAGGTCTGACCAGTACAAATGGACTCTCGCTGAGCAACCGCAGCGAGAAACTTGACTATCGCTTCTCTTATTCAAATATGGCCAACAAGGGTATTATCCCGAATTCAGACCTCTTTCGGAATACACTGAATATCAATTCGACCATGCGTCTGCGGAAGGATCTTTCGTTGGGGCTCTCCCTGGACGCCAGTAGAAATAACTCCAATAATCGGCCGGCAGGCAACCGCGGGACGAATCCCATGCAGGCAGCGTATGAGGTGGCACCGCATATTAATATCCTCGACCTAAAAGACTACTGGCTACCGGGGCAGGAACAGATACAACAACGGTCGCAGTCTGTCGGCAATCATAACAATCCGTATTTCCTGGCCTACGGTGTTAATAATGCTTTTACGAGAGACCGGGTTTTTGGTAATCTGAGACTGGATTGGACGATCCGAAAAGACTGGACGGCGATGCTGCGGTACGCAACGGATATATATTGGGAGAATCGGGAAACAAAAATTCCCTACAGCTACACGAACGAGCCCCGTGGTGCTTACGGCATTGTCAATCTCATGAATATGGAACAGAATATCGATTTCCTGACAGCCTATACTAAAAAATGGGCTGACTTTCAGGCTTCAGGTTCCCTGGGGGGCAATTTGCGGTACAATCGAGGTACGTCAGTACAGAATATTTCAAAGAGCGGTGCCGGGCTCATTACTCCGGGATTGTATACACTTGCCAATATCAGTCCGCTGAATCTTGATTTTAACAGCGCAATTTCCGAAAGAGCCATAAACAGTATTTATGGTCTGATCAATCTGAACTACAGGGACATGATTTACCTGGATTTGACAGGGCGTAATGATTGGTCCAGCACCCTGCCAGTCAATAATAGGTCTTACTTTTATCCTTCTGCCTCGTTGAGTGTCTTGGCCAGCCGGATGTTATCATTACCCAAAACTGTTGCGCTGCTGAAAATCAGAGGCGGAGTAGCGCGGGTAGGAAACGATACCTATCCGTATAATTTGTCCAATGTGCTGAGCAACCCCGGCAGCTGGGGTGATGTGTTGAGATTGACGCGTTCCGGAGCCCTTTTGGTTCCGGATCTAAAACCGGAGATAGCGACCTCCTATGAAATCGGAGCGGATCTGGCACTATGGGACAACCGCCTTAAATTTGAAGGTACTTATTACAAGCTGGACAATAAAAACCAGATAATATCTACGACGCTGCCGGGTTCGAGTGGCTTTAATTCTAAAAACATCAATGCAGGTCTGTTGAGTAGCCGAGGTATCGAACTGGCGGTCTCGGGCCGCCCTATTGCCCGTCAACATTGGTCCTGGGATGTAGGTGTAAACTGGCATCGCAACCGTACCCGGATAGATGAGCTTTCAGAAGGTGTGGAATTCTATACGTTTTGGACCGACGGAAGAGGAGGTGCCCGTACATACGTAGGCGAGGAAATAGGAGATTTATACGATTCTAAACTCGTCACCGTCGAGGATCCGTCTTCTCCATATTATGGTTATCCGATATTGAATAAAAATGGTTCCTGGCAAGCTGTGCGAATCAACAATAGCCGCAATAAAATTGGCAATTTTAACCCCGATTTTACCATGGGGCTACAGTCGAGCCTGCGGTATAAGAGATGGACCATGAACATTGCCGCGGATATGCGGTTTGGCGGAAAGTTTATGTCCCAAACTTACAGGTATTTTGAATCCAATCTGACGACACAGCGTTTTCTTGACCAATTAATCAATCCAAATGGGATGACGGGTGAGACCCTTCGGAACTACCTTGTCGATCATGACCTCGTGCGCGTCAAAGATAATCGGTATCCCATTGTTGGCGGACCGGGAGAGGAATATGGTGGCTATCCGGTCAATGTTGGTGGTGTGACCGGAAACTTCGGTGTTTTTAATCCCGGAGTTATTGCTCAATACGATGATAAGGGCAATATCACCGGATATACTGAAAATTTGGGTGGGGAAGGTACTAAATACATCGCATACTCCGATAACTATCCTTGGGACTTCATGAATGCAGCAACATTTGATGCCTCTTTTATCAAGCTACGTGAACTTTCGTTCAGCTATGATGTCTCGGGTAAATGGCTAAAGAGATTTGGGATTGAAAAGGGCAGCGTGGGCGTATATACGCGCAATTTAATTCTCTGGACAAAGGCGAAAGTCGGCATAGATCCCGAAATGGCATTTCAGCCGGAGACTGGGGTTGGATTTAAACAAGGGATTGAGCGGTATAACGTTACACCTTGGGCAATGCCGGTAGGTTTTAAAATAAATGTGACATTTTAA
- a CDS encoding FecR family protein, protein MNLDDFKHILQRYLHGQVTDKERDRVDVWYQSISNEDISPFEDLQHRKAVKEDLFERIAVGSTFGKTRKARIRQLHWMSVAAAALLFSLAGLWFYRQPFSILPQTSTPVVFHKNVTKAGELREISLPDGTSVFLNGNTGLRYDELSYAKNRAVFLDSGEAFFSVRRDTAHPFTIQTGAVSVAVLGTSFNINNSPMSGEVTVEVKTGRVKVQGKEDNRFHILTRGQGIRYSHTGKQQGLFRGNPGHVNLWTQGGLWLNQVNFDGLKEIFHNRYGVLLRADKLDTDRFNYSLIIPQVRSLNQVLDMVCAIHQLKYRREHNEIILYK, encoded by the coding sequence GTGAATTTAGACGACTTTAAACATATTCTACAGCGCTATCTGCACGGACAAGTAACGGACAAGGAGAGAGACCGGGTCGATGTCTGGTATCAGTCCATTTCGAACGAGGATATTAGCCCTTTTGAGGACTTGCAGCATCGTAAGGCGGTCAAAGAAGACCTATTCGAGCGTATTGCTGTAGGTTCGACATTTGGAAAAACGAGGAAAGCCCGTATCCGGCAGCTTCACTGGATGTCTGTTGCAGCAGCAGCGCTGTTGTTTTCCCTGGCAGGACTATGGTTTTACCGGCAGCCATTCTCCATTCTTCCGCAGACATCTACTCCTGTTGTATTTCATAAAAATGTGACAAAAGCAGGCGAATTGCGGGAGATCTCGTTGCCCGATGGTACGTCGGTATTCCTGAACGGCAATACAGGGCTCCGTTATGACGAACTAAGTTATGCGAAAAATAGGGCAGTTTTTCTGGATTCGGGAGAAGCTTTCTTTTCTGTCAGGCGTGACACCGCGCATCCTTTCACTATACAGACGGGCGCTGTGTCCGTAGCCGTGCTCGGTACATCCTTTAATATAAACAACTCACCGATGTCAGGTGAGGTTACTGTTGAAGTCAAAACTGGTCGCGTGAAGGTCCAGGGAAAGGAGGATAATCGCTTTCATATCCTGACACGTGGCCAAGGAATCCGTTACAGTCATACTGGAAAGCAGCAGGGCCTCTTTCGAGGAAATCCAGGTCATGTGAATTTATGGACCCAGGGCGGACTGTGGTTGAATCAGGTAAACTTTGACGGGTTAAAAGAGATTTTCCATAACCGTTACGGTGTCTTACTGAGGGCGGATAAGCTCGATACAGATCGCTTCAATTATTCACTGATCATACCTCAGGTCCGTTCATTGAATCAGGTCTTAGATATGGTCTGCGCTATTCATCAACTCAAATATAGGAGGGAACACAATGAAATAATTTTATATAAATAG
- a CDS encoding RNA polymerase sigma factor, with translation MKTTGANVDNHYLSRFKKGDPKAFTYFFDLYWEGLYTTAFRHLQDEAPAKDLVQEVFIHIWEKRELLRTEYGSLKSYLYKSVKNKLLNYYAAERVRKQVLDRSVERMELFFTLDDHSLAKYKVLEAIVDDSVARLPKMMKSVFLLHYENYSIRQIAQELNLAEQTVKNYLSEAKKLLRSELTRRFADQDSVFLLLAGSYLLHHYLI, from the coding sequence GTGAAAACTACCGGGGCCAATGTAGACAACCACTATTTGTCACGCTTTAAAAAAGGTGATCCCAAAGCTTTTACCTATTTTTTTGATCTATATTGGGAAGGACTTTACACCACCGCTTTTCGTCATCTTCAGGACGAAGCTCCGGCAAAGGATCTGGTTCAGGAAGTTTTTATACATATCTGGGAAAAAAGAGAACTGCTGCGTACCGAGTACGGTTCGCTAAAATCCTATTTATATAAATCGGTTAAAAATAAACTGCTGAACTACTATGCCGCAGAACGGGTCCGGAAGCAGGTATTGGACAGGTCGGTTGAACGGATGGAACTGTTTTTCACTCTAGATGACCATAGCTTGGCTAAGTACAAGGTGTTGGAAGCGATTGTGGACGATTCTGTCGCCAGATTGCCGAAAATGATGAAATCCGTCTTTTTGCTGCATTATGAAAACTATTCGATACGGCAGATTGCACAGGAGCTTAACCTTGCCGAACAGACGGTCAAAAACTATCTTTCGGAAGCGAAAAAACTGCTGCGAAGCGAATTGACCCGTCGCTTTGCAGATCAGGATTCTGTATTTCTTCTTCTGGCGGGAAGCTATCTGCTTCATCATTATTTAATATAA